Genomic DNA from Novipirellula galeiformis:
GTTCGTTCAAATGCTCGATGAACTGAGAGATTTCTGTATATATCTGCGGTGACTTGGCGGGAGCAACAATCTCCAATCGCCCGATCACCAACTCACGACCGTCTTTGGTACAGCGAGTGAATAGGGGGACACACATCGTCAGCTGCAAGGCTTTATCAGGCAAACGCACGCTGTGCCAAGAGGCGTGATAGCTCTCATGCAACCAGGCTAGATTTAGGTTGATTTTGATGCTTGCCAGTTCATGGGATCGTGCGAGCTCTACCAAAGGTTCCCAAACCGTTTCCCAACAACCTGATCCCTGAAGTGCATGGATTCGATGCTGCTTCTGCGTGTCGCATTGGGTTGGGGAGGCCGAAAATGAACGGCAAAAATGTAAGGTTCGAATGGCTAGTAGCTTTGATTCTGCGTGGCCGAACGAGCGTGTCAAAATGAGGATGCTGAGGACAAGCAATGCCCCGGCGATAGCGAGCCAAGGCAGCGAGTAGTAGGTGGAGACAAACGAAAGGGTCGTCGTAATCAAACACATACTTGCAACCACCGCAAGCATCCCGAGGCTGCCGTATTTGGCCTGCAACAGATGGTGTAAGTGGGCTCGATCGGTAGCGTAGAGACTGCGACCGGTGAGCCATCGACGCAAAATCGCTGCGGAGGAATCAAACAGCGGGAGGGCCAGGATTGCAACGGGAGCCGACGCCAATACGGTCGATTCCTTGGTGTTGCTCCAGATCGATAGGACTCCCACAAAGAACCCAATCATCATGCTGCCGGCATCGCCAAGGTAGATTGTCGCCGGAGGCCGATTGAAAACCAGGAATCCCAGTAGCGCGCTGGATAATACGAAGCAAAGCGTCCCCGTTAAGTTGACGCCTGAGCGACTGCTTAATAATCCCAGCCCCGCGCAAACAATACAGCCCACCGTAGTTGCCATGCCGTCGGCACCGTCGATCAGATTCAAGGCGTTGATGGCAATCAGCAACCAAAGCATCGTGATCGGGAACGCGAAATTTCCAAGCTCGAGGTGGAAACCAATCACATTGATTTGCTTGATGATCGTTCCGCTTCCCACCACACTGGCAACGATCAAACATTGGAACAGTAATTTGAGTCGCCCCCGCAATGGCCAGCGATCATCAATCAAACCGACCAACAACACCGCAGCTGCGGCGAGGAAGAGCACGTACCATTTTGAGCTAAAGTGGCCAAGCGAAAAATGATTGAAATGGCGATCGATGAGAACCGTCGTACCCAAGCCAATTAACAGCGCAGCGAATACCGCCACGCCTCCGCCCAGGGCAACCGGCGTTTGGTGCAGTTTTCGTTCACTGTCCGGCTTGTCGGTTAACCCGGCGTGGATTGCGATCGCTCGGATCAGAGGGACGAGGATCAGCGCGCTAGCTGCGGAAACCGTGAGGCCGCTTAGCAGCAACCAGTTCATAAGGTTCGCCTGAGAGTTGTAAGTCTAGATGGGGGGGCTCTTCGTGCTCGGCAATCTTCGTCGTCAATTTAGCTGACCGCTAGAGCTGGGGGGCAGCTTGTGGGACCCGCATTTGCAACTGATGTAGGCAGGACTCGTCGTCGGCTATCGTCATGTTGGGGGGCGAAAAGGCAATGCAATCAAAATCAATTTCCGCCCATTATAAAACTAAATGGGCACCAAGATGGGGGTGATATGCGAAAAAAGGCCGAATTCGTTGAAAGGAGAACGGCACCGTCGTCAAAGTTTCACCACTAGAGCTGTGTTTGACGGTTTCGATCGTTTTACTCCATACGATCGAAATAGTCGCCCCAATGCGTGTTTTCGAAACTTTTGGTTAATCCCTCACAGCCGTCACGGCGATACATACCATTGAGCGGGTGTTCTTTCTAGCACAACCCGCACCAATTGTCGGACTAGAACACGGAATGCCTTTGCTGCCAAAAGGGGGGCCAAATGGCGATTCGTTCAAAATTTTTGCCGCAATCACGAATCAGCGTCCAGAGTGGCGTCGCGGCCGGGAAGATCATGTTGAATCAAAAATCTTCTGTATCGAAATCTTCTGTATCCAAAGCGTTCACCCGTTTTGGCATGAGTCAGGGGGAGGTGGCATGTCGTTTGAGCAATCGAGCACGGAGGCTGAATCATCTCACTCGCGCTGCTCTGTTAACAGGGCTTTCGGTTGTCGTGCTCAGCGCAGGCGGATGTACGATGATCAGTGGCGCGACGCACGCCTTGAAGAATCATGACGGCGTCAATGAATTTATGATTGGCCACCGTAATAAAACGATGGCAGCGAAGGCGTGGCATTGCCAGAAGGAAAACTTCGGTAATCCATCGAACGCTTTCAAGGATGGTTTCATCCAGGGATATCTGGATATCTGCGACGGAGGGCATGGCTGTACTCCAGCGATTGCTCCTTCCCAGTATTGGGGGTGGATGTATCAGTCGTCTAACGGCCAAGTCGCCGTAAATGATTGGTTTGCTGGATTCCCAATGGGAGCCAAAGCAGCCGAGCAGGATGGAGTCGGGCATTGGAGCGGCGTTGGAACCGCGCATCGTCCCGCAGGTCCGCATCCGGCGGCGGTTTTGCCTCATCCAACCGCACCGACGTTGCTCGATCACGACGATCACGACGACCACATAACGAGTCCGTTTCTTGACGACGTGGGAAGTGATTTCGGTCGTCCGTCATCTCAATTGAGTGTCCCGGTTGATCGTGAGGACGCGCCAACGGTGCTGCTCAATGACACCAGCGGTTTCAGTGAAGTTGACGCTGCTCTGCCGATGCAGAGTGATGGTGGCTACACGTTCTCGGCATCCTCCGATGGGGTACCAGATCTTGAGCCAAGATTCAGCGGTGATACGGATGCACCCGAATCGATCGGTTTGGAAAACGATTTCAACATCGATCAGGTCTACGCAGATTACCAGCAGGAAGGTTTGGAGTCCGCGGCTGAGGCTTCGGTGAGTTCCACGCCTGCGGCGAGTTCCGCGACCGGAAAGTTGCCGTTTAGCTTCCAGTAAGCACGGCTCTGAGATTAGTTCTGGCGACGCCAAGAAGCGCCCCATTTACGCATAAGCATTGTCATTCGATAGAGAGTTCAGGGATGAACAGGAAACCTTTGCAAGCCAAAAAACGGGCGTTCCGTGTATTGCGGTCTTTCAAGACCGCTGCCGCTGCCGGCCTTTTTTGCACAGCCTTTAGCGGCTGCTCGACGCTGACGCAGCCAATTGATGGTGTGCCCGCGAACCGATTGCCGCCAGAGTTTTTTGCCGAGCCAAAAAACGATCTCGTGCCCGTAGATATCTCGTTGCTGTCACTTGAGCCGCCACGGGATTACCAGTTGTCGGGAGGCGACATTCTTGGTGTGTATATCGAAGGCGTCCTGCCTTTCAATCCACCAAACGCGCCGCCGGAACCGCCGCCGGTCAACTTCCCCGACGCGGACAGCACCCTACCGCCTTCGATTGGTTATCCGATCGCGGTCCAGGACGATGGGACATTGGCGTTGCCGCTAATCGAACCACTCCAGGTCGAGGGGTTAACGCTCGACCAGGTTCGTGAAGCAATTCGTGATGCCTATATCGATAGCGAGATTTTGCGTCCCGAAAAAGCACGTCCGATCGTTACGATCATCAAAGAGCGTACTTATGACGTGATCGTGGTTCGCGAAGATACAGCCACTCGCTCCGGAGGCGGCGACGAAATCCGAGGCCTTTCCGATCAAAGCGCGAGCGGAGGCTTGGTGAAGCTGCGGGCCTACCAGAACGATATTCTGCATGCACTTGTGGAAACAGGCGGATTGCCTGGATTGACTGCGAAGAATGAAGTCAAGATTCTTCGGGCAAATAAAGCAGATCAGAGGAAGCGGGCTCAGTTCGTACAACAGTTTTATGCTCAGCAGCAAGCGGCTAAGCTCAATCCCTGTGCACACCTTCCGGAACTGCCCGAGGATCCATCGATTCTCCGTATTCCACTGCGAGTCAAGCCAGGTGTGGTTCCCAATATTACCGATGCCGACGTACGTCTCGAGTCAGGCGATATTGTCTACATCGAATCGAGAGAAACCGAAGTGTACTACACCGGTGGCATGTTGGGTGGAGGCGAGTTCCCGCTGCCGCGTGATTACGACCTCGACGTGGTCGGCGCGATGGCACTTGCGGGCCAGGGACTGGGTGCCAGTAACAATCAACGTGGTGGCGGAGGACTCGGCGGCGGGGTTTCGAGCATCGGAGGAGTTCCGCCAGGGCTCGTCTATATTCTCCGCAAGACGCCAGGTAATGGTCAGGTCGCGATCGAGGTTGATCTAGCGAAAGCACTCAATGATCCGAGACAACGGCCCTTGATTCAGGCTGGCGACACCATCATCCTGCAATACAAGTGTGAGGAAGAACTACTGAACTTCGGCTTGGGGACCTTCTTTACATTCGGGGTTCGTGAGTTGTTCCGCAACTAGCCGCTCATTAGCAAGGTTTGACGCAAACCGCCGCACACTGAGGTTTACCTCTGTGTGCGGCGGTTTTTTTTTTTGCGAACGATTCCTGGTGCGTGCCGTGTGGGAAATCTGCCGCACTAGCACAACCTTAAATAGGTCGTAGGCCCGACTCCCTGTGCGAACCGGAGACATGGGGGACGTTTTTTGCAGTAACCATCCTCGCTCTTTTCGGGAGCGAGGATCAGCTGATAAGAGCTCGATCGAGTGTCCCAGCGAGAAGCGTTTGTCGGTTGGGCAAAGACCGACGGGAGCAATTTCCGCAGACTGTGCGAGCGAATGGGGATCTCACGCCAGACCGGCTACAGGTGACGAGAGCGTCATCGAGCTTCCGCCGAAGAACTTCGGACGGATCGCTCGCGAAAATTTCACGGATCACCCGCACAGACGTCCGCAGAGATCGACCAAAAGGTGCTGCAGATCCGCGGTGCTCACCCGGCCTGGGACGGTTCGATGTTTCGCAAGCGGATCGAAGTCATCGGTGAAAACATACGGCCTGCGCCCATCACGATCGTCTCGGTCACGGAAGCGACATGCTCGAATCCGTGACGCTGAATCGGCCAAGCAAAAGCCATGGACGCGATTCGAGCGAGAGCGTCCCAACGACCTATGGCAAGTCGACTTCCAACGCGAGTTCACGCTGAACAACGAGAGCGATTGTTACCGGCAACCCCTGATGGGCGATCACTCTCCGTTTTCACGGGGGATCCTCGCTTGCGGGAATCAGACGCGGCAAACGGTCCACGGACCTTTCGAAAAGTGTTCACGATCTTCGGATTTCCAGACGCGATTTGCCTCGACAACGGTACCCCTTGGGGCGGTAGTCACTTGGTGCGTCAGGCAAATCTTACCGCGTAGTTGATGCGTTAGGGCGTGGATGTGATTTACGGTTGTTCACCCTATCCCCCTGGACCGCGGCAAGCTCAAAGGATTTCAATCAGCACGCTGATACGAGAAGTCCTGCAAGATCGTTCACTGTGCAGGCGGACGTAAGCTCAAGAGGGATTTGATCCTTGGCGAAACGTCTACAACTTGGAGCGTCCTAGTGAGGGATTGAATATGGAAACACCGTAGCAGCGGTACCAAATCCGTGAGCGAATTGTTCCAGGAGCATCTCATCGGTTTGAGTAGGACTCAAATGGATGAAGTTTGGGATGACAGTCGCTGTCTTGGTCAAACCGCCACCCAGTTCCCCGAACAACATGTACCGGGATAAAAAGGAGGCCACCGGCCCCGAATCCCATGGCAATTTGCTAGCCACTGCCAACCGGGGGCGTCTCAACATAGCGCAACAATTCGAGAGATAAAGTGTGATTCCTCACTCTTGCCCTCGGGAGCAAAGGTGGCAATTCAATGAGGAAACGTGGGAGTTGCCGCCGATGCCGATCGATAGCCTGATTCACACACCATTCCCCCGCCGCATAAGGCTGAGCGGGTGGGAGTGGTCACGCGATCGCGTTCGATACTCGGAACCGGGATTGCATCCTTCGTTTCCGCCGTCGGCCGCCCCCAGTTTGCATGCAAGGATCTAGGTTCGCGATGCGGCGAAGGATGGCGATGGCGAGAGTGGAGGGAAGGTCGCGAAGAGGCAGCCATGCTCAGCGTTTTGCGTCTACCCGGTTTCTTCAAACGTTCACGACCGAGCTTGGCGCTGGGTTGCGAGCCGGAGTGTTTTCAGTTGGAGTCGCTGAGCCAGAGTCGAATGCAATCGGTCGGCCCGCCAAAGTGAACGCAATGTTGCAATGCGCGCACGAAAAAACCCGTCTCGGCTGGCGACAGTCCGAAACGGGTTATCCGTTTGATTATGATGATGACACAGACCCGAAGATCTGAATTCTGTTGAGTGTAGTGCAAGGTCACTTCCACGGATCCGACATTGCTAATCACTCCGAAGAGCGAACAACAAGTCGATTTCTAAGATCCTTAGAAAGGAGGTGATCCAGCCGCAGGTTCCCCTACGGCTACCTTGTTACGACTTAGTCCCAATTGTCGAGCTGACCTTCGGCACCTGCCTCCCTTGCGGGTTAGCTTGGTGACTTCGGGCCCTCCCAACTTTCGTGGCTTGACGGGCGGTGTGTACAAGGCTCAGGAACACATTCACCGTAGTATGCTGACCTACGATTACTAGCGATTCCGGCTTCATGCAGGCGAGTTGCAGCCTGCAATCCGAACTGAGGCACGGTTTTTAGGATTTGCTCCACCTCGCGGTATTGCGTCCGTTTGTCCGTACCATTGTAGGACGTGTGCAGCCCTAGACATAAAGGCCATGAGGACTTGACGTCATCCCCACCTTCCTCCGGTTTGACACCGGCAGTCTCTTTAGAGTCCCCGGCATTACCCGCTGGCAACTAAAGATAAGGGTTTCGCTCGTTAAGGGACTTAACCCGACATCTCACGACACGAGCTGACGACAGCCATGCAGCACCTGTGCAAGAGCTCCCCGAAGGGCACTCTCTACTTTCATAGGGATTCTCAAGCATGTCAAGTCTAGGATAAGGTTCTTCGCGTAGCCTCGAATTAAGCCACATCCTCCACCGCTTGTGTGAGCCCCCGTCAATTCCTTTGAGTTTCAGCCTTGCGACCATACTCCCCAGGCGGAATACTTAACGCTTTCGCTACGGCCGAGAGGATGTGGAAGTCCCCTCAACCCAGTATTCATCGTTTACGGCTAGGACTACCGGGGTATCTAATCCCGTTCGCTACCCTAGCTTTCGTTCCTCAGCGTCAGAAAAGACCCAGTGATGCGCCTTCGCCACCGGTGTTCCCTATGATATCAACGCATTTCACCGCTCCACCATAAGTTCCCATCACCCCTGTCTTCCTCGAGCCTAGTGGTTTGAAACGCAGTTCCACGGTTGGGCCGTGGGCTTTCACATCTCACCTTCTAGGCCGCCTACGAACGCTTTAAGCCCAGTGATACCGAATAACGTTTGGACGGTTCGTCTTACCGCGGCTGCTGGCACGAACTTAGCCCGTCCTTCCTCTGAAGATCGGTCAAACTAAGGGGATAACCCCCTAGCATTTCCTAGCTTCTGACAGCGGTTTACAACCCGAGGGCCTTCATCCCGCACGCGGCGTCGCTTGGTCAGGCTTTCGCCCATTGCCAAAGATTCTCGACTGCAGCCACCCGTAGGTGTCTGGGCAGTGTCTCAGTCCCAGTGAGCCGGGCCATGCTCTCACACCCGGTAGCCATCGTAGCCTTGGTGAGCCATTACCTCACCAACTAGCTAATAGCACGCGGTCCAATCCTCAAGCGGAATCTCACCTTTGATCCAAAGATATTATTCGGTATTACTAACAGTTTCCCGTTACTATCCCGAGCTCGAGGGCATGTAACCACGCCTTACTCTCCCTTTCGCCACTGTCCCCTCTCCTAGCAAGCTATTTGAGGTTCTCGTACGACTTGCATGCCTAATCCACGCCGCCAACGTTCATTCTGAGCCAGGATCAAACCCTTCAATTTTGTATTGATTCACCAGCCAGCAAGCTGACCGGGAGAAAGCAAAGTTAAACCGAAAGTTGATTCTGCTCTGAGGGCCTCGGTAAAGACCCTCAGCGATTCGCCATTGTTTCGACACCATCTTGCATCAACAGCAAGCAGTGTCGAGGAATGACCTCGCAACTGAACTCAACAGAAGTTTCATCACCAAATTGTCAATGATCGGTCGAGGCTGGAACGTTTAGTCTTCGCTGGTGAGCGAATGTTGTTGCCAACCTTGAGAGAGGGATGATTACGGATCTTCCCTTCTGGGTCAAGGCTGTACGGTCCACTTTTCAGGATTTTCATGAATTAGATCGGCAGATGATCGTAAATCGAACGCGGGATTCGACAAAAGAGGCGTGTTTTACGGGGCGAAACGCGTTCGCGTTCGTTTCGAAGAAGTTTGGGGAAAACTTTGGCTTCATGGTCCTAATCTGCTTGGACATTGCCACCTTTGGGTTGCGAGCTCGGTTTTGGCGCTGGTTTTGAACCCCGTTTTGAAGCCCCGGCGGGTTGGAAGCGGGAGGTGCACCGTCCGAAAACGGGGTGAATGGGCCCGATTGGCGATGTGGCGGCGCCGCGAAGCGGCGATTTCCCAGGAACGGTTTTCAGGAACGATCGTTGTGGAACTTCCGTCTCGGTCGGCTGCGGTACCGGAAATCGTAGGTCGGGCTAGCGCGATCGGAGGCAATGGGTCTCCACGGGCGTCGGCGGCTGGCGGATTTCTGCGACGCGGCTGCATCCGTGAATGCTTTGTTGCCCGTCCATGTGGTTGCCTCGCCTGTGGCAGTACGTCCGCAAGACCTCGTCCGTGATCGGCGGTTGTGCGATGGGGAAAATCAAACGTTGACCTCCCCCTTCGCCGGGTGATCCAGCGGTTTGGCTCGTTAGCCGTTCGAAAGCGGGATGCCCTTGAACGATCAATGCCTTTGAACCATC
This window encodes:
- a CDS encoding MraY family glycosyltransferase, encoding MNWLLLSGLTVSAASALILVPLIRAIAIHAGLTDKPDSERKLHQTPVALGGGVAVFAALLIGLGTTVLIDRHFNHFSLGHFSSKWYVLFLAAAAVLLVGLIDDRWPLRGRLKLLFQCLIVASVVGSGTIIKQINVIGFHLELGNFAFPITMLWLLIAINALNLIDGADGMATTVGCIVCAGLGLLSSRSGVNLTGTLCFVLSSALLGFLVFNRPPATIYLGDAGSMMIGFFVGVLSIWSNTKESTVLASAPVAILALPLFDSSAAILRRWLTGRSLYATDRAHLHHLLQAKYGSLGMLAVVASMCLITTTLSFVSTYYSLPWLAIAGALLVLSILILTRSFGHAESKLLAIRTLHFCRSFSASPTQCDTQKQHRIHALQGSGCWETVWEPLVELARSHELASIKINLNLAWLHESYHASWHSVRLPDKALQLTMCVPLFTRCTKDGRELVIGRLEIVAPAKSPQIYTEISQFIEHLNELVPQIDHIIESLENPRKADPGAFFWPKSEQLQGPLGSTPKGRTDATVLSSK
- a CDS encoding polysaccharide biosynthesis/export family protein; protein product: MNRKPLQAKKRAFRVLRSFKTAAAAGLFCTAFSGCSTLTQPIDGVPANRLPPEFFAEPKNDLVPVDISLLSLEPPRDYQLSGGDILGVYIEGVLPFNPPNAPPEPPPVNFPDADSTLPPSIGYPIAVQDDGTLALPLIEPLQVEGLTLDQVREAIRDAYIDSEILRPEKARPIVTIIKERTYDVIVVREDTATRSGGGDEIRGLSDQSASGGLVKLRAYQNDILHALVETGGLPGLTAKNEVKILRANKADQRKRAQFVQQFYAQQQAAKLNPCAHLPELPEDPSILRIPLRVKPGVVPNITDADVRLESGDIVYIESRETEVYYTGGMLGGGEFPLPRDYDLDVVGAMALAGQGLGASNNQRGGGGLGGGVSSIGGVPPGLVYILRKTPGNGQVAIEVDLAKALNDPRQRPLIQAGDTIILQYKCEEELLNFGLGTFFTFGVRELFRN